The DNA sequence cttcttttcaaaaaatatttctataaaaatgttcatgttaacatgtaataggtacattctttttaaatttattaataaatattttaagtttgttcTTAGTTTCAATTTGTAATGTAGTAAATATTACTGGGTAAATCCCACATTAACAAAAAAGCTCTTCAAAGTCCTAAATAGTTGAAGATTGTAAAGATGCCCTGAGAGGTCCTGTATCATCCACCAAGTCAGAAGCCATTATTTCTAGCAATTGTAATTGGAGGAGGATAGAGGCATTGTTCTCCGGTCTCCCGTTAACCCACGTCTGCTCCCTTACGCTGTCTGGAGCAGCCGTCTTCTATTGTCTCCTTCTTACACTGTCTGGGGGAGCTGTCTTCTGCTGTCTCTCAATACTACTTATGTGTGCTGAGAATGACAGCACTTTAAATTTTAacttgaattaaaatttaaaataatatttagctcTAGGGTCAACTGAATGCTTCAATTACCCGTGTCTTCCTGATTTTACCTTATAGAGTTTACGATGTTCAGGCTCACCCGGAGCTTTCTTTGTAAAATCTCTGCACTGATTGCTAAAATTTGACTTTAAGCTTGAACCATAAGAACCCAGGTTAGATAACAGAACTGCAGTAAAGAACAGATTGTAAACATTGTGGAGGGGAGTATGTGTTTTTCAGCTTGAGGAGAgacattttctttgatttgttcCAATAGGTATGTTGGGGGAGGTAGGTTTTAAGAACTGATGGTTTTCATTTAGACAGGCAGTTACTGTGTTCTGTTGCCATCTGTGCTAACTTCATACAGATAAAATGAGGTTGAGATTAAAAAATTAGGTTGCATGTTACTTTTCCTACAGAACATCTAGCAGCATTAGTTATCTTTTTTAAACCAGCAAGTCAGCCTCATGCTTTGTGAGACTATCTAGGGAGTAACACTAGTTATATCTGAAGCTTATATTGATCCTTTGATCTGAATGGCTATTATTACCAAATTGTTTTTCCCCCACAGTGTCTTGTATTGAAGGAGGAGCCTTGGCCATAATGCCAGTTGATGAATACTGGCTGTGTTTACCAGCCTCCCACATTAGACCTCTTGTGCAGACTGTCAGGGTGGTGCTGTCTTGTCCCCACTGTTGCTGGTTTCCCGGTGTTCTCCCTTCAGTCCCTGTGCCACCATGTGCACCCGCCATGCTGCCGAGGGGCAGCCACAGTGCTGCACTTCCTTCTCCACATTCTTCCACCGCACCTCCTCCCCCCGCAGCCCAAGCACCCTGTTCTGCTGCTGATCCCAAGCTCTGCCTTCCACCCCCCTCACCTGATGGTAGGCAGGAGAGAAATACGCAGTCTGGGCTGGTAAGTTTGGGGCTTTTTTGGTTATTAAGGttaagatttgatttttttaaaatcattttattatgcttgTTAACAATTTTCCAATCATATCTTGTtagcacagatttttattttaataaaaagtagtATTAAATATATCACCAAACTAGTGTTCTAAACCAATATGAAATATaactaatatatataaaaactagtggaatgaaaggatttttaaaattgagagtCTAACACCAAAGGTATAAAGTCTGTTACATGCTAAGTCTATGGAAACTAAATACTAAATTTAGGAAACTTCATGCGTATGCAGATTAAAGGAATGAGCTTTATAGAGTCATGCTTATATAAAATACCCTACAGAAGTAGCAGCTTTTACATTCAATTTGTCATGCAGGTCTGTACCAATTAagaattttgtttgaaatttctAGATTTTATGCTTCAGCTAAATAGTGTGGAAAAGCCTTAAATATTTGGctgatatatgtattttttaatttcaaactattaagggggtacaaatgtttcaggttacatgggttgcttttgtaatgcttcgAGTCCTGGCTGtcagtgtgcctatcacccaaatagtgttcattgtacccattaggtaggctTTTGCCCCTCCCCCTTttcccctggttgatttccactgagttttatttccttttgtgcacatgtgtgtttattGGTTAGtttcagtttaatagtgagtgcatgtggtgttggtttttcaattcttgagatacttcacttaggagaatggtctccagttccatccagattgttacaaaaggtattaatttatctttttttatggctgagtagtactccatggtatacacatgccacattttattaatcccctcatgaattgatgggcatttgggttgattccacatctttgctattgtgaattgtgctgtaacaaacatttgagtgcaggtgtctttttgataaaatgacttcttttcctttgggtaaatacccagtagtggggattgctggatggaatggtcagtcttcttttagttctttgaggaatctccatactgttttctatagaggttgcactattaataattttcagtcccaccaacagtgtataagcattcctttctctctgcatccatgccagcatctattgtttttggactttttaataaaagccattctaactggggtaaggtgatagctcattgtggttttaaaaattgttatatagAGATTATTAGCAGTGGCTGTATTTACCAGGCCCTTATCTTAGTCTGAGTCCTTAACCCTTCCATTTTACCTTTGTTTAGAAagtaaagatgatttttaaactatatgGATGCTTCTGTTAAAAACATacagtacaaatgttttttgaaacTTAATTTAAAACCTAGCTTAAAAATTATAGGCAAGAAGAGCTGATGATTAAACTTGATTGGTTTTTTTGCGCTGTCAGGACCTTACTTGTGCAGAAGTACTATCTGAAGGCTTCAAAGTAGTTAATGGTGATGTAAAAAGCATTATCCTCAGGGATAGTAACCTAAAAGAAAGCGACCACCTGAAGGAAGGTTGAGTATTTCCATTTGTATGCTGTAATATGAATCAAAACAacaatttttcctttgaaaatttcttttgtttttctttaaagaaaggtTTTCTTACAAAGCTTTTTGGACATTGCAAATTTTAAGTTAAAGTATTTTCCCTTCTATCTTTCTTTAGGCTTACCAGGAGGGCAGACTTCAAAAGCTACTAAAAATGAATGGCTCTGAGGATCTTCCTGAGTCCTATGACTATGACCTTGTCATCATTGGAGGTGGCTCAGGAGGACTGGCAGCTGCTAAGGCAAGGCTCCTTGGGTTGTTTGTTATCTGGGTTATGGTTACAATGTTAACATTCCTAACAGAGTTCTCTGTATTCTCTGTGGAGTTTTTTGATCTGCTCTTGTGACATTTTGCACATTAATTTGGGCAAGGACATGGACATGTTAAGGGACTACTTCATAAATCATTTTTCtagattgaaatatttttttttatataaaagtacaGGGCTTAGTATTTTGGgacacatttttattcattttaagtttGGTTGACTTCAAAGATTATAAGGATGTTGTGTGGAAATGGtttgaaattaaacaaatacatttcttgttctttatcaatattaatgtttgtttttttcacttgatGATTTCCCTATTCAGAAACCCTCCTCCCCAGTAGAAAGAAAGAGTAATTGGATTTgttaaacttatttattaaaagTGATTTGCTTTCTGTATATATGGGGAGATCTAAGAGAATAACCACTAACTCTGTGGCCTGGAGGTGATTgggaaaagaatatataaataaggaAGGTTAGGAGTGAGTCTCCTGATCCTGAATCAAGATACATTTCGCATGTGCAGAGCCGTTGGGCCTGTCAACCCTACccaacagggttttttttttttttgaaacactctcactttgtcgccctaggtagagtgcagtggtatcatcttagctcacagcaacctcacactcctgggctcaagtgatcctcttgcctcagtctcctgagtagctgggactacaggtgcacaccagcacgcccagctaatttttctatttttggtagaaataaagtcttgctcttgttcagactggtctcaaactcctgaactcaagcaattctcctgcctcagcctcccagagtgctaggattataggcgtgagccaccttgcctggctggTTCATTTAAAAGATGAAGTGGTTGTTATACTCCCCTAAGGTATAGCTTGTGGTGAATCAGTAAGGGTAGATTCAAATGAAGCTGCCTAAATTAAGAGCAGGCCAAGTCTAGCATGAAGTAGTGTTTTGCTGAAAGTGATTCAGGAGTAATACCTGATAAATTTTACTGTAGTGATGGTGTATTTGAAGAACACATAGACTCAGTCCTTTCAAATAATCTTTGGAGACCTAGTTGCCACTATGCAAATCTTATTCTGAGATAGATAAAAGATATTCTGCAATATAAATTTCTGACTATTTTTCCTCATGTTCCTAAAAATGGATTTGGAAACCTCATAGATACCATCAACTTTTTCATGGGCTACCCATGTGAAAATTTTAGGAAATCTGacaatttcagaagaaaaatttctcCAGTATTCTGCCACAGAAACCAAATTAGTTAAAACtttgaaatgctttaaaaaatattaccgTATAGGACACAGGTTGAGTCAAGGGCTGTAGATTATCAGTAAACCAGCTACTTAGCACTTGCTTGGAAATGGCCACTTTTCTTCACATTATTGCTTAATCTGTTACTGTTTGAGTGgaattatataagaaaattctAAGGTTTCCAGCTGATTCTAACAATTTTACAGCTATAACCTGCATGACTTTCACATCTACCCTCACAACTATCTgaatctcttttaatttttatcttggaTATGAAATTTCCAGGTGTTAATAACCTAGTTATGCTCTAGGGATTATACTAATAACAACGACATAGATTTTAACAGGCCATTTCCAGTCTATCATATTAACTTTTCCaactcattttaataattttatttttcaggaggCAGCCAAATATGGCAAGAAGGTGATGGTCCTGGATTTCGTCACTCCCACCCCTCTTGGAACTAGATGGGGTAAGCTTTTAAAGTAGTTCTAGAAGTGATTTTGCAGAAGCACATTTTTCCCTGGCATTGATCCAAGTGGCTCCTAAAActtgataaaattaaacaaaacaaaacacatatctCTTTCATTTGAACTAAGTTAAGGTGGACTCAAGTTAAATGCTGAAAATATAGGTCCTTTGACACAGGGTCAAGGTAGTAAAAACCTTATCAATAAACTATTATATAAAGGTAAATATTTGAGTAATCTAGTGTATTTAGGGGCTTAATAACTGAAAATGTAAACTTCTCATCTGTGgatctctgtttttatttatttatttatttttgagacagggtctcactctgttgcccggacaacagcatagctcacagcaacctcaaactcctgggctcaagcgatcctcctgcctcagcctcccgagtagctgggactataggcatgtaccaccatgcccagctaatttttttctatgtatatttttagctgtccagataattgctttctatttttagtagggacggggtcttgctcttgctcaggctggtctcgaactcctgagctcaagcaatcttcccgcctcggcctcccagagtgctaggattacaggtgtgagccactgcgcctggccatggATTTCTGTTTTAAATCTTCCTCATCTGTTCAACAGTAATTGGGATTACATACCTTAATGAATACCCCTGCTGCTTCTGAGTCTTGGtgaattatatgtttattattcatttattcagcaaatgtttattgaacatttactatgaaCCAGGCCatggggatatagcagtgaacatgGTACACACAGAGTTCCTGCTCTTGTGGCACTTACATTCTGGAGAGGGACAAAAGAACTTCATGAATTGTGATAAGTAgtactgaaaaaaattatatagtggGATAGAGAGAACTAGGTAAAAGAGAGAGTTTAGCTGTGAGAAAATTATCAAGGAAGGCTTCTGAAGAGGTGGCATTTGGAAGAGGCCTAAAGAATAAGAATGAGCCAACTATCCCAAAAGGTTAAGGCAGAATCTTCCAGGCAGCTTTTCTCTGTCTTGCTCAGAGAATAGTACATACAAAGACTCTGAGGTAGGTAAGAGTCCTGCATGGTTGTGGCATGGGTAGGAGGAGTTAGAAGTGGTAACATGAGGTAAGACTGGAGAAGAAGGCAGGTATCAGACTGTACAGGGCCTTGTAGGTCACGATGAGGAATCTGGACTAATCAAAGCACATAGCAGAAAGCCTTTGAGGAATTTAAGGTAGGGAAATAATGtgatatgtaaatttttaaaagattgcttGGCTGCTTGCATTAGAAGGAGGCAAGAAGCAGGAAGTCCAGATTAGGTGGTGTCACAATTTCTGATTCATCCATAAGTGTCAGCTCTGCATCAGGCACTCTTCTTGGTGCTAGGTATATACCCTGTTCCCTGTGGAGCTTACACACCATAGTGGCACTCTGATAGCATTCTGTTCAGGGGATTTACCTTTGAGCTGTGCAGTCCACTGCCATCTGTCACTCTTACTCATGTAATTTTGGCCACCTCCCCACTTGTCtgcattttgttttaatgaaaacaaGCTATTTACCATATTCTTTAAACTTAAGGATgctaaaccttttttttttttttttttttttttttaggggatgAGGGAAGTCAGGAGTCCTTGAGAGTCTATTAGAATTAAGCAAAAGCTATAGACTACCTCCTTTAAAAAATGCACAGAtgtgttaaattttaaatgtagttttagTCCCACTGAACTCACCAGGTAGTTTGTGCATAGATTCAATGGCAAGTGTAAATGCTCCTCAACCTGGGGTGCGGGTTATGTACTGATAAAGCCagcataagttgaaaatattataagttgaaaatgcatttaaggatgggcgtagtggctcatgcttgtaattgcaatgttttggaaggctgaggcaggaggatcacttgaggccaggagtttgagaccagcttggacaacatagtgagaccctgtctctacaaaaaaatttaaaaattagtcaagcctggtggtatgcacctgtagtcctagtacttgagagactgaggcaggaggattccttgaatcaggaggttgaggttacagtgagctataattgggccactctatcctgggcaacacagcgagaccctgtctcttaaaaaaaaaaaagaagatgcatttaatacacttaaTTTGCCAGACATCTTAGCTCAGCCTAGCTACCTTAAACATGCTGAGAACACTTTAACATTAACCTGTAGTTGGggaaaatcatctaacacaaagcctattttatgataaagtattgaatatctcatgtaatttattgaatactgtactgaagtAAAacacagaatggttgtatgggtatcattgtaaagttgaaaaattacaAGCAAAACCATTAAGTTGGGGGCCATCTCTGTAGGGTTATGCACAtagtaaaatttcaatttctgacATCTTTATCAACAGTTAATTTTGAGTCTTTGAAGTATATGGAAATTGTGGGAATCTGcccctctttttgttttgttttaggatgAATTACTGTGTGTGGTAAATAAAGCTCTCTGAACTTAGAAACATCGCGAGActtagaaataaagtatataaatggTATTGGCCCCATTAAGCAAATAAATTATGATGCTTCATAGAATTGTAATAATCATTGAACTTTTTCTTTGAAGCCTTGTAAAGCAGTCTATAAACTGATTTCTCGATGTTGTTGCAGGTCTTGGAGGAACATGCGTGAATGTGGGCTGCATACCTAAAAAACTGATGCACCAAGCAGCTTTGTTAGGGCAGGCCTTACAAGACTCACGAAACTACGGATGGAAAGTCGAGGAGACGGGTATGGGAGGGAAAACTACTCTTCTGTTTGTGCTTTTGGGGGTGTGAGCTGTGGTCTGGGaatgtacttttcatttttacaagGCTAGCAAATACCCTGgaagttgtttttgttgtttacattttcatgaataaaatgaCTGTAGTTGTCCTTTGTCAGGTACTTACTACAGTAACAATAGATACTGTGCTTGGAGTATGGTGTTTCTGTAAGAGAAaaccagatttttttcaaataagttcTTACCTCGTTTTTGTAAGAAATCATACAACATTTGTAATTTGTAAGAAAGTATTaattgcatttgttttcttttgaagctgttgcatttttctctcctttcaaagAAGTCTGTTTCATCATCTGATATTTGTGGGGAGTGATGATTGTTTATTGAGGAGGGGGTGATTAGACTttgttgtattaaaaatatttagagtatACTAGAAAGCCTAGACAAGTTGAAGAGGCAATTGTTAACTTTAGAAAGTAGATTGCATTATCTGGTAGAAGAATAAAGTGAGGCTTGGCACAGCTTCATGACAAATTAATAACATATATCACCCTGTCCTTAAAGAGTGAAACTCCAATGCCTATAGATTTGAGATTTATAGGGTGTGGGGCATTTGAGGGAAAATATTGCAGCCAGTAACTAGAGTAAACTGTTCTGTGGCTTTTTCAGAGTTTTAATTTAcagtttattaaatataaaaatgagacaaATACATGCTTGGAAACTTTTGCTCCCGCCAAACTCATCAGGCTTCCTTTGTTGATGCtgctttttcccatttaaaaataacagtacttATTTCAAGTCTGGAATCTTTGAAAATCagttacttttaaagtttttttaagttGGAGTCACATCTGTTTCTTTAGACCCTTATGAGAAAGAgggatataaaaagaaatttggtaAAGTATTGGTAATTATTGCAGCTAGATGATTGGCACATATCGGTGAGTCCCATTCCTGGTAGAGAAACAGCGAGTCCTGCCTTTTCTTTTCATGGTGGTGGTAGACAGCTGCCAGAGAGGCAGACTGGTCCAGGCTCCCTgtagccttccccacccccacacacctaGTCCTCCTGGCACCATAACCACAGTGGCCTCtgcagttactttttttttttttttttttaattgaactaaTCTGTTAGTGTTTGCTCTAGTTCTAACATTTTATGATCATATGAATTGAAAATTCATGATCTGTTCTCTAGGAGGCCACAAGCTGATTTTTGTGCTGTCATTCCCACTTCCAGAGGCTGGCCTGGCCATTAGGTGTGACAGACCTGGTTTCACCACTTACTATAGGGTCAGGCTACTTAACCACTGAATTGGAGACTCAGATTTCCTCATTTCCATGAGAGAGGCTTTcagtgtatattgattttattcttccttccaaACCACAACTTCCCTAGGACCTGCCTTCTGCCTACCACCAAAGTATATTTACCcatattctattttttcccaGTCATTGATAAGTTATTGAATGACAAAGGgttgatttttattcattaaattttgGAATTTAGTAATACGTTAGGGCCCCAAGGATTCATTAATTAAGTGATTAATTTAATTatgatagaataaaaaatatttttctctttgatgaaAGTTTGGGGAGAAATGAGATAGATAGACTGACTCTTAAAATTCCCTGTATAAATGAGGTGTTAGTGAACTTTTCCTGTAAAAGGCCAAATAATAAATACCTTAGGCTTCTTGGGCCATATGATCTCTGTAGTAGctgctcaactctgccattgtagtgtgaaagcaacCCTAGAGAATATGGaaataaatgagcatggctgcatttcagtaaaactttatttacaaaaaggtGATAGGCTAGATTAGGCTCATAGTGTTACAGTTTGCCAGCTCCTGGCATAAGCACTTACCCAGTTTAGTAACTCCAGACCAGACTACATCAGAatctcttggattttttttgttgttgttgttacaaaTATAGCATCCTAAGCCTTAATATACCCCAGCAATTAATTCTTACAATCCAAAGTAAAATCCCAGTTCATTtctagataaagaagaaaaaaatttgtgttaaGGTTATTTTAGTCTTGAGAATTGTCAGGAAGCCTTGCATTATTTAATTGTATGGTAGTCTTctgaaagggaaagaatatttgaagatgaAATGTAGTGTTCAAAATAAAGGACTTGTCCTTTTAGactaaaagctctgctctttgtGTTTCATGTGAGTAGTTATTGAGAAGTGATCTTTGCCAGAAGTTGAAAAGCtaaatattttgtcttattttcttatgCAGTTAAACATGATTGGGAAAAAATGACAGAAGCTGTGCAGAATCACATTGGCTCTCTGAACTGGGGCTACCGAGTCGCTCTGCGGGAGAAAAAGGTGGTCTATGAGAATGCCTATGGGCAATTTATTGGTCCTCATAGGATTAAGGTAATTGTGACATCCagagtagctttttttttttttttaaaagctttggtTGGAAAGTATCTAAGTATcaaaagtattataataaaagtaatagcCACTGTGACACAGACTACCCAGTTTGGTGATGTTTGCTATCACACCTTCTTATGGGGTCTTCTGTGGGAGTGTGGTAAAACGTAGGAGTTCTGGACCAGATTACCTGGATTCGAGGCCTGGCTCTGCTACCTAATAGCatggtgaccttgagcaagcctGTTTGCTCTTCAACCTTAATATCTCTTACTGTATTATCAAattatgaagatcaaatgagacaaTTTGGTAAATGGCCTTTGTTAACTATAAAGTTTACAATTTTAAGGGATAATTACTTACTAAAGTTTTCATATTGGTTCCTTTCTAGGCAACAAataataaaggcaaagaaaaaatttattcagCAGAGAGATTTCTCATTGCCACTGGTGAAAGGCCACGTTACTTGGGCATCCCTGGCGACAAAGAATACTGCATCAGCAGGTAAGGGAAAAaagtggggaaggaaagaaaacctattgaggattttgcttttgcttttttctgtaaACCCACTTAGTCCATTTCTTGGACTTCAGAGTTCTTTGTCACATTTTTGCTCTCTCTGGGTAGGGACAAGGGtttgagaaaaagtaaaaattattttaaacaggaacacttaaaaaattgaaaaccataAGCATTGATCATCTTACTACACAGAATTGTTAATATcactaatatattatatatagatatatactttatatatatatatatatatatatatatttatttatttttaaagccagtcaaatttagcagtgggggttgtataccaactttagtgacactaaggTTAATACGTTCTGATAACTCACTACCATTGGACCAGCCTCCCAAAGGCTCtatctcttaataccatcacctcaGGGTCtaagatttcaatatatgaattttgcagGCACAAATATTCAGGCCATAGCAGGctgttgtgtatttttaaaaactcattttcttttctttttttttttttgagacagagtctcactctgttgccccggctagagtgagtgccgtggcgtcagcctagctcacagcaacctcaaactcctgggctcaagcgatcctactgcctcagcctcctgagtagctgggactacaggcatgcgccaccatgcccggctaattttttctttatatatattttagttggccagataatttcattctatttttagtagagacggggtctcgctcattgctcaggctggtctcgaactcctgacctcgagcgatccacccgcctcagcctcccagagtgctaggattacaggcgtgagccaccgctcccagcctaAAAACTCATTTTCTAACAATGCTTTTATGATCTATGTCTTGTATATTCCTAACTCAACCAGAAGACTTTTGTCAggttttactttttatagttgggttttttttgttttgttttgttttgagacagagtctctctctgttgcccaggctagagtgagtgccgtggcatcagcctagctcacagcaacctcaaactcctgggcttaagcgatcctactgcctcagcctcccgagtagctgggactacaggcatgcaccaccatgcccggctaattttttctatatatatttttagttggccagataatttctttctatttttagtagagatgggatctcgctcttgctcaggctggtttcgaactcctgagctccagtgatccgcccacctcggcctcccagaatgctaggattacaggcgtgagccactgcgcccggcctagttgGTTTTTATATTACAAAAACAAGGTACTGTAAGTTTTTTCCCCAGCCCTCTCTCCATTGTGAATAATTgatgtttcagctgagaaatAACAGGTTTTTCTCCTCAGAGAGAGCTGAGTGGTGGATTGAGAGTAGGGGTGTGGGTTTGCAAATATCTGATTTATTCCAAacagtttataataaaattttatgtgactATGAGTTGGACTAATATCAGAAATTATATGATTTGCTATGTTTAGCCATGGGTAGCTGGAGCTACTCTGAAAGCAACTGATTGGCAATTGAGTACCTGGCAGAGAGTGGTCTAAGGTGAATGAGTGGCAAGAAAGGGAGAGTATCTAGGACCTTATGAAAACTCCTCATATGTTATGTGTTTAGGTAGTTGAATGTTGATAATCTTAAGGTATCTTGTTcttatgaaagtaaaaatatttactttgatttAGTCATTATTCTTatgtacatttttctcttctttctctgcccGCCCCCCtctgtttaatttcttttcagtgaTGATCTTTTCTCCTTACCTTACTGCCCGGGCAAGACCCTGGTGGTTGGAGCATCCTATGTCGCTTTGGAATGTGCTGGATTTCTTGCTGGTATTGGTTTAGATGTCACTGTCATGGTACGGTCCATTCTTCTTAGAGGATTTGACCAGGACATGGCCAACAAAATTGGTGAACACATGGAAGAACATGGTATcaagtttataaaacaatttgTACCAGTCAAAGTAAGTAGGGTTGCCTGTAGGTTTGTTGATTCTATACTGATGTTAAAAGGCAAGAAGAGAGTTGTGTTAGTAGTAGAAGCATCCTTTTCAGCATTGTAAGCTATCAGGAATGCTATGATTCCTCAACTGTTGTATACTGGTATATAAACTTGTACTTGCCTACCACCTAAgtagctttttttaaatttataggttAATATTCTCCTCCTTTGTCAACTTTTTGTAACCTTTGGTTCTGTTGTTTAATGCTTCcctttatgtatttgtttattatctttgGTCTGTTAATACTTTGTTTCTTCATATGTTCCAGAGATTTAAATAAGAGTTTATGATTAGGCTtataccccccacccccccacttgCCACCCTACTTCCGCCCCCACATTTCCCCTTGGCATATAGTACAGTCAACACACATACTACATAATTCTGGCTTCCCTGGAAACGATCATATCATTTTGTTACATGGGCTAgcctttctaatttaatcttcttttaaaaagaccTAATAATATGCCAAGTTATATCTGGGACTTAACATTACTACAAATGTTTTGATAGATAAGACTGATAAAATTGATCACTTAGTATATCTAGTATATCTCAGACCGATAGATAATTTTCTTTAGTACAGGgactgtttttttaaagttaagaaattttaactgtcattttttaaaatttcttaatggGTTAACTTGAGTTCTTTGCATGACTGTGAATCTCTTAGTGCTGATATATAAGAGCATGAGCTCTAGGGTCAGAATGATCTGGATTCAAATACTGTTCTGCCAGTTTCTTGCTGTATGACTTTAGGagagttacttaatctctctgaacgtcagtttcttctgtaaaattagGTTGATAA is a window from the Eulemur rufifrons isolate Redbay chromosome 16, OSU_ERuf_1, whole genome shotgun sequence genome containing:
- the TXNRD1 gene encoding thioredoxin reductase 1, cytoplasmic translates to MNGSEDLPESYDYDLVIIGGGSGGLAAAKEAAKYGKKVMVLDFVTPTPLGTRWGLGGTCVNVGCIPKKLMHQAALLGQALQDSRNYGWKVEETVKHDWEKMTEAVQNHIGSLNWGYRVALREKKVVYENAYGQFIGPHRIKATNNKGKEKIYSAERFLIATGERPRYLGIPGDKEYCISSDDLFSLPYCPGKTLVVGASYVALECAGFLAGIGLDVTVMVRSILLRGFDQDMANKIGEHMEEHGIKFIKQFVPVKVEQLEAGMPGRLRVVAQSTNSEETIEGEYNTVLLAIGRDPCTRKIGLETVGVKINEKTGKIPVTDEEQTNVPYIYAIGDVLEDKLELTPVAIQAGRLLAQRLYAGSTVKCDYENVPTTVFTPLEYGACGLSEEKAVEKFGEENIEVYHSYFWPLEWTVPSRDNNKCYAKIVCNTKDNERVVGFHVLGPNAGEVTQGFAAALKCGLTKQQLDNTIGIHPVCAEIFTTLSVTKRSGESILQTGC